The Odocoileus virginianus isolate 20LAN1187 ecotype Illinois chromosome 12, Ovbor_1.2, whole genome shotgun sequence genome has a segment encoding these proteins:
- the MMP11 gene encoding stromelysin-3 isoform X3 — protein sequence MARAAGLRGAAPRALLLPLLLLLLLLPLPLLLARAPRPPDAPRRHPVSRGPEPWLEAPPDSDAPALAAQEALPPAGRPRPPRCGVPNPPDGLSARNRQKRFVLSGGRWEKTDLTYRILRFPWQLLREQVRQAVAEALQVWSDVTPLTFTEVHEGHADIVIDFTRYWHGDNLPFDGPGGILAHAFFPKTHREGDVHFDYDETWTIGDNQGTDLLQVAAHEFGHVLGLQHTTAAKALMSPFYTFRYPLSLSPDDRRGIQQLYGRPRLAPTSRPPDLGPGTGADTNEIAPLEPDAPPDACQVSFDAAATIRGELFFFKAGFVWRLRGGRLQPGYPALASRHWQGLPSPVDAAFEDAQGHIWFFQGAQYWVYDGEKPVLGPAPLSELGLRGSAVHAALVWGSEKSKIYFFQGGDYWRFQPSARRVDSPVPRRATDWRGVPSEIDAAFQDAEGFAYFLRGRLYWKFDPVKVKALEGFPRLVGPDFFSCTEAANTLR from the exons ATGGCTCGGGCCGCCGGGCTCCGCGGCGCGGCTCCGCGCGCCCTCCTGctcccgctgctgctgctgctgctgctcctgccgctgccgctgctgctggccCGGGCCCCGCGGCCGCCG GACGCCCCCCGCCGCCACCCCGTGAGCAGAGGGCCGGAGCCGTGGCTGGAGGCCCCTCCCGACAGCGATGCCCCTGCCCTGGCCGCCCAGGAGGCCCTCCCGCCCGCTGGCCGCCCCAGACCTCCCCGCTGCGGTGTGCCCAACCCGCCCGATGGGCTGAGTGCCCGCAACCGACAGAAGCGGTTCGTGCTGTCGGGTGGGCGCTGGGAGAAGACGGACCTCACCTACAG GATCCTCCGGTTCCCATGGCAGCTGCTGCGGGAACAGGTGCGGCAGGCGGTGGCGGAGGCCCTCCAGGTGTGGAGCGACGTCACGCCACTCACCTTCACCGAGGTGCATGAGGGCCACGCCGACATCGTGATTGACTTCACCAG GTACTGGCATGGGGACAACCTGCCCTTTGACGGACCTGGGGGCATCCTGGCCCACGCCTTCTTCCCCAAGACCCACCGAGAAGGGGACGTCCACTTCGACTACGATGAGACCTGGACCATCGGGGACAACCAGG GCACAGACCTCCTGCAGGTGGCAGCCCACGAGTTTGGCCACGTGCTCGGGCTGCAGCACACGACAGCTGCGAAGGCCCTGATGTCCCCCTTCTACACCTTCCGCtaccctctgagcctcagcccGGACGACCGCAGGGGCATCCAGCAGCTGTACGGCCGGCCTCGGCTAGCTCCCACGTCCAGGCCCCCGGATCTGGGCCCTGGCACCGGGGCGGACACCAACGAGATCGCGCCGCTGGAG CCGGACGCCCCACCGGACGCCTGCCAGGTGTCCTTTGACGCGGCAGCCACCATCCGCGGTGAACTCTTCTTCTTCAAGGCAGGCTTTGTGTGGCGGCTGCGTGGGGGCCGGCTGCAGCCCGGCTACCCTGCGCTGGCCTCTCGCCACTGGCAGGGGCTGCCCAGCCCTGTGGACGCGGCCTTCGAGGATGCCCAGGGCCACATCTGGTTCTTCCAAG GAGCTCAGTACTGGGTGTATGATGGCGAGAAGCCGGTCCTGGGTCCCGCGCCCCTCTCTGAGCTGGGCCTGCGGGGATCCGCGGTCCATGCGGCCCTGGTGTGGGGCTCCGAGAAGAGTAAGATCTACTTCTTCCAAGGCGGGGACTACTGGCGCTTCCAGCCCAGCGCCCGCCGCGTGGACAGCCCCGTGCCGCGCCGGGCCACTGACTGGCGAGGGGTGCCCTCGGAGATCGACGCGGCCTTCCAGGATGCTGAAG GCTTCGCCTACTTCCTGCGTGGCCGCCTCTACTGGAAGTTTGACCCCGTGAAGGTGAAAGCCCTGGAGGGCTTCCCCCGCCTCGTGGGCCCCGACTTCTTCAGCTGTACCGAGGCTGCCAACACTCTCCGCTGA
- the MMP11 gene encoding stromelysin-3 isoform X1 has product MELDRTDLGAGGAQEETEGERHLLGGPFGAVCEEGRRACSPTHPSPAQTAGVRDPGRLGPSRRGQEALGSASGCQAARRATVLPAGLRWSEAALTSTPLTWGLSPAQDAPRRHPVSRGPEPWLEAPPDSDAPALAAQEALPPAGRPRPPRCGVPNPPDGLSARNRQKRFVLSGGRWEKTDLTYRILRFPWQLLREQVRQAVAEALQVWSDVTPLTFTEVHEGHADIVIDFTRYWHGDNLPFDGPGGILAHAFFPKTHREGDVHFDYDETWTIGDNQGTDLLQVAAHEFGHVLGLQHTTAAKALMSPFYTFRYPLSLSPDDRRGIQQLYGRPRLAPTSRPPDLGPGTGADTNEIAPLEPDAPPDACQVSFDAAATIRGELFFFKAGFVWRLRGGRLQPGYPALASRHWQGLPSPVDAAFEDAQGHIWFFQGAQYWVYDGEKPVLGPAPLSELGLRGSAVHAALVWGSEKSKIYFFQGGDYWRFQPSARRVDSPVPRRATDWRGVPSEIDAAFQDAEGFAYFLRGRLYWKFDPVKVKALEGFPRLVGPDFFSCTEAANTLR; this is encoded by the exons ATGGAGCTGGATAGGACagacctgggggctgggggtgcccaggaagaaacagaaggggAGAGGCATCTGCTGGGGGGTCCCTTCGGGGCTGTGTGTGAAGAGGGCAGGCGGGCCTgcagccccacccacccctccccagcccaaaCGGCGGGCGTAAGGGACCCTGGGCGCCTGGGGCCCtccaggagggggcaggaggcCCTGGGATCAGCGTCTGGATGCCAGGCAGCCCGCCGGGCCACCGTACTCCCTGCTGGCCTCCGCTGGAGTGAGGCTGCGCTGACGTCCACACCTCTGACCTGGGGCCTGTCTCCCGCTCAGGACGCCCCCCGCCGCCACCCCGTGAGCAGAGGGCCGGAGCCGTGGCTGGAGGCCCCTCCCGACAGCGATGCCCCTGCCCTGGCCGCCCAGGAGGCCCTCCCGCCCGCTGGCCGCCCCAGACCTCCCCGCTGCGGTGTGCCCAACCCGCCCGATGGGCTGAGTGCCCGCAACCGACAGAAGCGGTTCGTGCTGTCGGGTGGGCGCTGGGAGAAGACGGACCTCACCTACAG GATCCTCCGGTTCCCATGGCAGCTGCTGCGGGAACAGGTGCGGCAGGCGGTGGCGGAGGCCCTCCAGGTGTGGAGCGACGTCACGCCACTCACCTTCACCGAGGTGCATGAGGGCCACGCCGACATCGTGATTGACTTCACCAG GTACTGGCATGGGGACAACCTGCCCTTTGACGGACCTGGGGGCATCCTGGCCCACGCCTTCTTCCCCAAGACCCACCGAGAAGGGGACGTCCACTTCGACTACGATGAGACCTGGACCATCGGGGACAACCAGG GCACAGACCTCCTGCAGGTGGCAGCCCACGAGTTTGGCCACGTGCTCGGGCTGCAGCACACGACAGCTGCGAAGGCCCTGATGTCCCCCTTCTACACCTTCCGCtaccctctgagcctcagcccGGACGACCGCAGGGGCATCCAGCAGCTGTACGGCCGGCCTCGGCTAGCTCCCACGTCCAGGCCCCCGGATCTGGGCCCTGGCACCGGGGCGGACACCAACGAGATCGCGCCGCTGGAG CCGGACGCCCCACCGGACGCCTGCCAGGTGTCCTTTGACGCGGCAGCCACCATCCGCGGTGAACTCTTCTTCTTCAAGGCAGGCTTTGTGTGGCGGCTGCGTGGGGGCCGGCTGCAGCCCGGCTACCCTGCGCTGGCCTCTCGCCACTGGCAGGGGCTGCCCAGCCCTGTGGACGCGGCCTTCGAGGATGCCCAGGGCCACATCTGGTTCTTCCAAG GAGCTCAGTACTGGGTGTATGATGGCGAGAAGCCGGTCCTGGGTCCCGCGCCCCTCTCTGAGCTGGGCCTGCGGGGATCCGCGGTCCATGCGGCCCTGGTGTGGGGCTCCGAGAAGAGTAAGATCTACTTCTTCCAAGGCGGGGACTACTGGCGCTTCCAGCCCAGCGCCCGCCGCGTGGACAGCCCCGTGCCGCGCCGGGCCACTGACTGGCGAGGGGTGCCCTCGGAGATCGACGCGGCCTTCCAGGATGCTGAAG GCTTCGCCTACTTCCTGCGTGGCCGCCTCTACTGGAAGTTTGACCCCGTGAAGGTGAAAGCCCTGGAGGGCTTCCCCCGCCTCGTGGGCCCCGACTTCTTCAGCTGTACCGAGGCTGCCAACACTCTCCGCTGA
- the MMP11 gene encoding stromelysin-3 isoform X2 — MELDRTDLGAGGAQEETEGERHLLGGPFGAVCEEGRRACSPTHPSPAQTAGVRDPGRLGPSRRGQEALGSASGCQAARRATVLPAGLRWSEAALTSTPLTWGLSPAQDAPRRHPVSRGPEPWLEAPPDSDAPALAAQEALPPAGRPRPPRCGVPNPPDGLSARNRQKRFVLSGGRWEKTDLTYRILRFPWQLLREQVRQAVAEALQVWSDVTPLTFTEVHEGHADIVIDFTRYWHGDNLPFDGPGGILAHAFFPKTHREGDVHFDYDETWTIGDNQGTDLLQVAAHEFGHVLGLQHTTAAKALMSPFYTFRYPLSLSPDDRRGIQQLYGRPRLAPTSRPPDLGPGTGADTNEIAPLEAGFVWRLRGGRLQPGYPALASRHWQGLPSPVDAAFEDAQGHIWFFQGAQYWVYDGEKPVLGPAPLSELGLRGSAVHAALVWGSEKSKIYFFQGGDYWRFQPSARRVDSPVPRRATDWRGVPSEIDAAFQDAEGFAYFLRGRLYWKFDPVKVKALEGFPRLVGPDFFSCTEAANTLR, encoded by the exons ATGGAGCTGGATAGGACagacctgggggctgggggtgcccaggaagaaacagaaggggAGAGGCATCTGCTGGGGGGTCCCTTCGGGGCTGTGTGTGAAGAGGGCAGGCGGGCCTgcagccccacccacccctccccagcccaaaCGGCGGGCGTAAGGGACCCTGGGCGCCTGGGGCCCtccaggagggggcaggaggcCCTGGGATCAGCGTCTGGATGCCAGGCAGCCCGCCGGGCCACCGTACTCCCTGCTGGCCTCCGCTGGAGTGAGGCTGCGCTGACGTCCACACCTCTGACCTGGGGCCTGTCTCCCGCTCAGGACGCCCCCCGCCGCCACCCCGTGAGCAGAGGGCCGGAGCCGTGGCTGGAGGCCCCTCCCGACAGCGATGCCCCTGCCCTGGCCGCCCAGGAGGCCCTCCCGCCCGCTGGCCGCCCCAGACCTCCCCGCTGCGGTGTGCCCAACCCGCCCGATGGGCTGAGTGCCCGCAACCGACAGAAGCGGTTCGTGCTGTCGGGTGGGCGCTGGGAGAAGACGGACCTCACCTACAG GATCCTCCGGTTCCCATGGCAGCTGCTGCGGGAACAGGTGCGGCAGGCGGTGGCGGAGGCCCTCCAGGTGTGGAGCGACGTCACGCCACTCACCTTCACCGAGGTGCATGAGGGCCACGCCGACATCGTGATTGACTTCACCAG GTACTGGCATGGGGACAACCTGCCCTTTGACGGACCTGGGGGCATCCTGGCCCACGCCTTCTTCCCCAAGACCCACCGAGAAGGGGACGTCCACTTCGACTACGATGAGACCTGGACCATCGGGGACAACCAGG GCACAGACCTCCTGCAGGTGGCAGCCCACGAGTTTGGCCACGTGCTCGGGCTGCAGCACACGACAGCTGCGAAGGCCCTGATGTCCCCCTTCTACACCTTCCGCtaccctctgagcctcagcccGGACGACCGCAGGGGCATCCAGCAGCTGTACGGCCGGCCTCGGCTAGCTCCCACGTCCAGGCCCCCGGATCTGGGCCCTGGCACCGGGGCGGACACCAACGAGATCGCGCCGCTGGAG GCAGGCTTTGTGTGGCGGCTGCGTGGGGGCCGGCTGCAGCCCGGCTACCCTGCGCTGGCCTCTCGCCACTGGCAGGGGCTGCCCAGCCCTGTGGACGCGGCCTTCGAGGATGCCCAGGGCCACATCTGGTTCTTCCAAG GAGCTCAGTACTGGGTGTATGATGGCGAGAAGCCGGTCCTGGGTCCCGCGCCCCTCTCTGAGCTGGGCCTGCGGGGATCCGCGGTCCATGCGGCCCTGGTGTGGGGCTCCGAGAAGAGTAAGATCTACTTCTTCCAAGGCGGGGACTACTGGCGCTTCCAGCCCAGCGCCCGCCGCGTGGACAGCCCCGTGCCGCGCCGGGCCACTGACTGGCGAGGGGTGCCCTCGGAGATCGACGCGGCCTTCCAGGATGCTGAAG GCTTCGCCTACTTCCTGCGTGGCCGCCTCTACTGGAAGTTTGACCCCGTGAAGGTGAAAGCCCTGGAGGGCTTCCCCCGCCTCGTGGGCCCCGACTTCTTCAGCTGTACCGAGGCTGCCAACACTCTCCGCTGA